The nucleotide sequence ACAACCTCGTCCGCAGTTTCGTTCGCCCTGTTTGCAATCGCCGCGTCGTATTCCGCGCCGTAGAGGATATATCTCGGGTTGTCGCCCATTCCTCCGTCCACCGAAACGTATTTGCGGACATTTTTAATATCTTTCACCGTGCCTGCGGTGTAGAGCGTAATGCCTGCGTCGCCGACGAGTGAACGTCCCGGTTCCATAAGGATAAACGGCATTTTAATGTTTCTTTCCGCGCACTCGGTTTTTATGACTTTCGACACTTCCTCAATATATTTTTCATACTCGGGCGGTGTGTCGCTTTCGATATATTTTATGCCGAAACCGCCTCCGAGATTAAGCTCGGAAATTTCAACGCCAAGTTCATTTTTAATTTTTTCGGCAAATTCAATCATAATTTTTGCCGCAAGCTTAAACGGCTCAAGCGAGAAAATCTGCGAGCCGATATGGCAGTGCAGACCGGCAATTTCAAGGTTTTTAAGCGATTTTGCGTATTTTACAATTTCAAAAGCCTCTCCGTTTTCTATCGCAACACCGAATTTCGAGTCTATCTGACCTGTTGAAATAAATTCGTGCGTGTGTGCGTCAACACCCGGTTTTATGCGGAAAAGCACCTTTGCGGTTTTGCCTTTTTTCTCGCATATTTCGTTTACGATGTCAAGTTCTCTTGCGTTGTCGGCAACAATTCTGCCGACGTTCTCGCCGATTGCAAATTCCAGTTCATCATAGGTTTTGTTGTTGCCGTGAAAATAAATTTTCTCACTGTCAAAGCCCGATTTCAATGCGGTGTATAACTCTCCGCCGGACACAACGTCCGCGCCGAGTCCCTCCTCTGACGCGATTTTATACATATACATCGTCGAAAGCGCCTTTGACGCG is from Qingrenia yutianensis and encodes:
- the lysA gene encoding diaminopimelate decarboxylase, whose protein sequence is MFIPKNLSVNEKNHLVIGGCDTVDLAKEYGTPLYVMDEEHIRTAMRAYKNSLNSFYSGNGLILYASKALSTMYMYKIASEEGLGADVVSGGELYTALKSGFDSEKIYFHGNNKTYDELEFAIGENVGRIVADNARELDIVNEICEKKGKTAKVLFRIKPGVDAHTHEFISTGQIDSKFGVAIENGEAFEIVKYAKSLKNLEIAGLHCHIGSQIFSLEPFKLAAKIMIEFAEKIKNELGVEISELNLGGGFGIKYIESDTPPEYEKYIEEVSKVIKTECAERNIKMPFILMEPGRSLVGDAGITLYTAGTVKDIKNVRKYVSVDGGMGDNPRYILYGAEYDAAIANRANETADEVVTICGKCCESGDIIIKDAKMPKINSGDIVAVMSTGAYNYSMASNYNRLCRPAMVFVKNGKASLKVKRETYEDLIKNDIL